The DNA region TGCGCAGAACCTTCCGCGCCAACCGTGGGGAGGGTTGGTCCTGACGGGCGTCGCGCTCCTCGGCTGGGCGCTTGCGGGCGCCCTGGCCGCAGGGGTGATGCTGCGTATGGCCGAGATCCTGGGTGCGCCTGCCGCGGCCCAACGCCGAGGCAGGGAACAGGCCCAGCTGATCGTGCCGGAAGCCTACTTCTGGGCGGGTACCGGCGCCGCCCTGCTTGCCCTGGCCGCCGTCGTCATCGGAGCCGTCTCCTGGCTGTCACAGCATCGTGTACGCCGCGCCGCCGCCCAAGGGGTCGAACAGGCTTATCCCACCGCACAGAACGATCCCCGCCGGGCCGCGGACATCGCCACAGCCTGGGCGCGGGCACAACTGCTTGAATCCACCGGCCGGAAGACTCTCGGTGTCCTTTTGGCGACAGCGGCGACCGTTGCCGTCGCAGGTGGCGTCGTATTCATGGTCGACCCGGCTTTTGTCACCAACCAGGGATGGCTCGTCTTTCTCGCCAACCTCGTCCTCAGCGCCGCATTCCTGGGACTCCTGTGGGCCGGGCGGCAGGCGTACAAGAGTCCGCGCTTCAGGCGCACCGTGGGCATCCTCTGGGACGTCGGCACGTTCTGGCCGCGCGAGACCCACCCGCTGGCACCGCCCTGCTACGCCGAGCGCACCGTACCTGATCTGCTGAAACGGGTGGAGTATCTGGCCGGAGGCGACCAACTCGCCCAGCGCGGGGAAGTGATTCTCTCCTGTCACTCCCAGGGATCGGTGATCGGCGCAGCCGTGGTCCTGCAGACCACAACCGATACCAACCGGCATGTCCGGCTGCTCACCTACGGAAGCCCGCTCACACGTCTGTTCGTACGGTTCTTCCCCGCCTACTTCAACGCGATGAGCCTCGAACGGATCGGCGGGCTGCTGACGCCCGGGGACGGCCCCGCCCGGTGGCGCAACCTCTACCGCCCCACTGACCCGATCGGCAGCTGGATCCTCGCACCGGCCGGGCTTCCCGGGGAAGGAGCTACCGTGGGCCTCGCCCCGTCTCCCGTCGACCGCCAGCTCCTCGACCCCGCCGCGTTCGCCCGCCTCGCGGGAGACCCCGTCTATCCGCCAATCCTGGGCCACTCGAACTACTTCGCCGACCCCGCCTTCGAGGAGACCGTGCAAGCTTTCCGTGAGGGCAGGATCCTCTGACCCGGTCAGGCATTACGGCTTTGCCGGTCATGATGGTTAGCCGTTAGCCGTTAGCCGTTAGACGAGTAAGTCTGATCTCCGGTCAGTGGTCATAGGCGATCAGTGACCGGGCGAGCGGGGCTTTGGTTGCATTGTTGTGCCACATCGCGGCGGCCATCGCGAGAATGCGCTGAGCGACGCGAATCCCGACTCCGGCGCAGCTGCGGCTGCTGTGGTCTTCGAGGTCGAGCTGACCTTTGAGGGTGTCGTTCACCGACTTGATCAGTTGCCGCACTCTCTTGAGCATCGGTTCGCCGTAGCGGGCCTTCTCGTCCTTGCGGAACGGCCGCAGTAGTGCACACCAGATTCAGCTTCAGCCCCCAGTAGAACCGCGAGTGGCTGGCGCAGCACCCATAGCCCGCCCATCCGGCCAGGTCCGAGCCTTTCACCGTTGGCCGCGACATCGGGCAGGGCACCGGGGTGGAGCCCACGATCCAGCAGTCGTCCAGCCAGAAGTGCTCGACTTCGCCAGCATCCGGATGACCCGCTCGACAGGCCGAGCGCGGACCGCAGCCGCTTGTTGTAGCCGGATTGCTGAGTAGGTACGGGAACATCCCGGTGAGGTGCTTGCCGGCGTAGCGCAGCCGGTGCGTCTCGGAGGTGAAGCCCGAGCCTCGACTGGGCGAGCGCGAGGCACACGAGTTCGGAGTCGGTCAATGCCGGGGACCTGCCCAGCCGTCGTGGTCCCGCCAGCTCGTCGTCGATCTTCACGTACAGGGCGGTCGGAAGGGTCTCGATGTCGTTCGTCGCACAACGATCAACGAGATCCTTCTCCCTTTGCGCCCGCAGGACTTCGGACCTACTCGTCCAGCCCTACCAACCGGGGTGGGGAGGGGCCGCTCAGTATTCGTTACGGCGCGGGAGCGGCCCCCGCTCACAACCGGCGGGTGAACTCCCGGCGGTCGGCGAAGTTCTCGTAGCCTGCCCGTTCGAAAGCCATGATCATGGCGGTGTTGGCCGCGTCGCAGTCGCCGCGGATCTCCTCGACGCCCGCTTCGACCAGCAGCCGCGTGCCGCGGGCCACCACCGCCGTCGCGTAGCCGTTGCCGCGGTAGGCGGGAGACACAGCCACCAAGCCGATCACCGCGGTCGAGGGGTTTCGGGCGGGGAGGCTGATGGCAGCCGGCGTGCCGTCCGGAGCGTAGCCGATCTCCCACCACCGGGGTTCGTACGAGAATTCCTCCATGTCCGTGAAGAGGCTCTCCGCGGCACGCCGGGCGCCATGCCGGGCGAGCGTGGCGGCGAGTTGGGCGTCGGCGCTGGTCGGCAGTGCCTCGGCGAGGAGAGCGATGAACGGCTCACGGCCCAGACTGGGCAGGGAATGCCAGGTCAATCGGTCATCATGCGAAGTGAGTTCTACCCCGGAGCGGCGGCGGAAGCGGCGACCGTCACGGGCCCGCTCGAAGCCCGCCAGACGGAGCAGCTCGGCGCGCCGCTCCGGCTCCGCCTGGTACTGCGGCGGCTGCGTCGGCGAGTCGGTGACGTGCTCCAGCTCCGAGGCACCGAGCGAGTCGGCCAGGGCGACGGCCTCGGCCAGCAGCGCCCGGCCGGTGGCCAGGCCGGGTTCGTCCCACGGTGTCTCAAGGAGCACCAGGGCCATCGGGACGTCGTTCCCGGGGAGGGTCCACAGCGCGGTGGCCGCGGTGAGCCGACCGGCCTCGTCCTCCGCGACCAGGCACCACTCCGGCCGGGTGCACTTCTTGGCAAGTAGGTCGGTGAGGTAGGCGGCCGTCCCGGCGTTGCGCTCGGGCTGCTCGGAGTGCTGGACGAGGGCAGGTAGTTCGTCTGGGCGCGCTATACGTATAGGCATGTACCGGGATCATCCTGTCTCTCGATGACGTAGCTGGCTTTGCACGAAATCGCCACCCAGTGGCTCCGGCAGGCCGGGCTGTTCCTGCCCTCGTCAGACCGACCGTCATTTCCCGGCCTACGGACTGGATACTGTCGGCCTCCTGCCGCAGCGGTGGATCCCATAGCCGATCGGCGGTGGTCGTGGCCTGACGCAGGGCGGTGCGGCGTAGGCATCTCATTCCACCGGGTAGCGCACCACCAACACCCCCTCCACATCCCTCCCCACCGCCTCGTACAGATGCGGTACATCCGCCGCCCACCGGGCGTGGCCGCCCGGGCCCACTTCGAACGGGGCGGAGGCGGGACCGACCCGCGCCGTGCCGCTGAAAACCAGCAAGTGCTCCTCGGTGCCCGGCACATGAGCAGCTGAGCGCTGCACCGCGCCGCCCTGAATGCGGATGCGATACACCTCCGACACCGCAGCCGCGTCCTGCACATGGTCCGTCAGCGCCGCGTGCACCGCCGCGCCCTGCACCGGGGCGGGGCCGATGACCGTGCTTAGCGGCGCATCGAGGGCCGTGGTCAGCGCGTACAGCGTCTCCAGGGTCGGATTGCGCTGGCCCGTCTCCAGTTCCGAGAGCGTGCCCTTGCCGACGCCGGAGCGACGGGCCAGTTCCGACAGCGACAGGCCGCGGTCCTGGCGCAGACGGCGCAGCCGCGCGCCCACCTCCTGGGCCAGTTCCATAGTTTTCCGCCCCTTACTGCGCCGTTGATGCATTGGCGGTGACGCGACCAACGTTCCACAAACAGAACGTTCTGTAAACAGAACGATCGTGGCGATACACAGGCATCGCGGCGCAGGCGTGGCTTCGGACTTACTCGTCTAGGCGCTGTTTCTCGAAGGGTGTAGCTCTCCTGCAGTGGGATCGTTCAGGCCGTCAGGCGGTAATCGGCCTGGTCGAGGCGGGGATAGAGACGTGTGTGTTCCTGACGCACGTGACAGCGCCAGTAGGCGGTGAAGTCGCCGTTGCTGATGATCGCGCGGAGTGGGAGGAGGGCTTCGGCTCCGGGGGCGCTCCAGCGGCTGCCGGTGATCGCGAGGCGGTCGGCGACCAGATGCCTGGCCGCGCCCTCGATCACGCCGCTGCCGATCGGCCGGCCCCGGGCGAGCGCCCGGTCGTAGCGGAGGAAGTCGCGGGCTTGGTGCGTTTGGATCTGAACGGTGATGAGGTAGTCGACGGTGCCGCCGATGAAGGCGGGGATTGCGGCCCAACCTGCCAGGGACAACGGCCACGCCAAGCGTTGTGGGCCGACCTTGGCTGGTGAGGTAATACGGATCAGGACCTCATACGCGACTGCCCGGCCGAGACGCGCACCGTTCAAGACGAAGAGGAGCCTCCACCCCGGCAAGAGGACTTCCGCCGGATGGAAACTCCTTGGCTAGCTGTCTGTCGCCCGCCACCAGGACAGGAGACGGGCGACGCTGTTGTCGACGGGCGCCGTGGAGGCGCCCGTCGCGGGGGTCAGCTGTAGGGGACGGCGTCGGCGGGGTCGGCGTGCCAGTTGGTGGCGAGGGGACGGTCGACCTGGACGGTGTGGGGGAGGTCGAGGGTGACGAAGTTGTCCTCGTCGCCTGTGACCGAGAGGTGGAGCTTCTCGAACAGCCTGCCGTTCTCGTTGTTGGTGGACTTGGGGTTGATGCCGGCGTAGGCGGCGGCGGAGCCGGAGAGGACGACGTCGTCGCTGACGCTGTGCTCGACGGGCCGCAGCTCGGTGTCGGCGGCGGAGCCGAAGGACGCGGAGGGGAAGACGCCCTCCAGGTAGCAGGTGATGCCGGACTTGGCCTTGGCGGTGACGAGGAGGTAGCCACCTGCCTGCGTCTTCGAGGTGATCTTGAAGGTCAGGTCGTTGGTGGCACAGGCCCGCGCGGCGGTGCTTCCGCTGTCGGCGGTGGCGGCCGGGGTCGCGGTGGCAGCGAGGGCAGCCGCGGCGGCCACGGCCAGGGCGAGGCGGGCGGAGCGGGCGGCAAGTCGCGAACGCATCGAAGATCTCCATGGTGCGGAAGTGGGTCGTCCAGCGGACTGCTTGGACGGCCACAGCTTGTTCCGTGATCTGTTCCGCCCGCCACAAAAAACGATCATGTTGGGACGCTGGAACGCTGGAACGGGCGCTGACCAGCAGAAATGCTGGCGGCCTGGAACGGGTGACTGGGACGGGCGGCCGGGACGGACAGCTTGGATCATCACCTGGCCCCACCGACTTCCGGGGCGTTCTCCTCCAGCCACGGGACAATCCTGTTCGGGCGCGGCTCTCCTGAAGTGAGCTTGAGGGTCAGGCTCTGAGTTCGTAGTGGTGCTGGTCGGGGTGAGGATGGAGACGTTCGCGTTCCCGCTGGGTGTGGAAGATCCAATATTGCGGGAAGTCGCCGTTGCTGATGAGGGCACGCAGGGTGAGAACGGCTTCGGCGCCGGGAACGCTCCATCTGCTGCCGGTGATGTCGAGGCGGTCGGCCACCAGATGGCGTGCGGCTCCTTCGACGATGCCGCCGGCGATGGGCCAGCAGGCTTCGAGGGCCTGGTCGTAGTGCACGAAGGCGGCGTTGTTCTCCAGGCAGTGGCAGGTCTTGTCGATCGTGGCGCGTTGTTCGTCGGTGAGGTGGCCGCGTGCGGCTTCGCTGCGCAGGTCACGGACGGCGCCCGAGGCGTCGCCGGCCAGGAT from Streptomyces sp. NBC_00258 includes:
- a CDS encoding GNAT family N-acetyltransferase → MPIRIARPDELPALVQHSEQPERNAGTAAYLTDLLAKKCTRPEWCLVAEDEAGRLTAATALWTLPGNDVPMALVLLETPWDEPGLATGRALLAEAVALADSLGASELEHVTDSPTQPPQYQAEPERRAELLRLAGFERARDGRRFRRRSGVELTSHDDRLTWHSLPSLGREPFIALLAEALPTSADAQLAATLARHGARRAAESLFTDMEEFSYEPRWWEIGYAPDGTPAAISLPARNPSTAVIGLVAVSPAYRGNGYATAVVARGTRLLVEAGVEEIRGDCDAANTAMIMAFERAGYENFADRREFTRRL
- a CDS encoding helix-turn-helix domain-containing protein codes for the protein MELAQEVGARLRRLRQDRGLSLSELARRSGVGKGTLSELETGQRNPTLETLYALTTALDAPLSTVIGPAPVQGAAVHAALTDHVQDAAAVSEVYRIRIQGGAVQRSAAHVPGTEEHLLVFSGTARVGPASAPFEVGPGGHARWAADVPHLYEAVGRDVEGVLVVRYPVE
- a CDS encoding DUF4232 domain-containing protein, yielding MRSRLAARSARLALAVAAAAALAATATPAATADSGSTAARACATNDLTFKITSKTQAGGYLLVTAKAKSGITCYLEGVFPSASFGSAADTELRPVEHSVSDDVVLSGSAAAYAGINPKSTNNENGRLFEKLHLSVTGDEDNFVTLDLPHTVQVDRPLATNWHADPADAVPYS